The following is a genomic window from Cygnus olor isolate bCygOlo1 chromosome 26, bCygOlo1.pri.v2, whole genome shotgun sequence.
aggATCAAATATTAAAGAACAAAGTACCCTCAAGTATTTGTAACTGATGGATGTTAGATTACAAGCCATTCTGAGAATTGTACCACATCTGTCTGTAACTGTCACTTGCAGCTAAATGCTTGTGATCCACGTATTCTCATTAGTGTAACCAAAGCTGGAAATAGAGCACAGAATCTGATGGTATGTTGACTTACCCTATGTACAGTGGTAGAAAAGAGTAATAATTTTCTCATGTTATCCAGATAAAACTACCCTTAAAAAGACTTCTGGTTCAAAATCTTCTTGCAAAAAAGATACGGGGACAcgtggaaaaaaacagaaatcgGTAAGTCTCACTACTTCCATTTGTTAAGtatctttattttgaagtgtgtgaaatgaagattttctgtttctgtaaccTTGGTAAAACTGTAAAGGTTTCTGGGATAGTCTAAAGCTTTATGGTAGAAGTCGGGCGATAGGTCTGTTGTGCTGCTAGAAACATTTGTCTTGTCTCaaaattttacttcagttttactTCAGTTCCTTGTGGTAAAGAATCTGCTCTAACTGCAGCATCTCTTCAGCTTGATTCTTTTTGTGTTCCTGTGTATGCTTTTTAGTTATTTCATATTATCTTTAAGTATTTTCTAAcatgttttctcagaaaattagCATTGATTCAACCTAATTTAAAGTGCCTTATTTAGGCACCTTATTTCAACGTAGTACTGAAACTTCAAGTTCTATACCTGTGTTTCAAACATCTGCTGAAAACAGTATAAAGAGTGGTGGAACAAAGAACAAATGGGTATATTTAGTTAACATGcactgtgttgtgttttttttttaaaaaaaaaaaaaaaaaaacaacgcttGATCTATGTGACAGTAGATGATAATACCAATTGTGGCCACAAACTGGACTTTCGGTGATTTATTTACACACTGAAAATATaactgtttaaatattaaaattgatctagaatgttcttttcttttttaaagaaatgtgatcCTGATGTTCTGATGGAAGTGCTGGGATCTCAGACACTGATTTTGACTTACCTAAGAGCAATGGTGAGTCAGCTGAGTATTTGGCGTTTCAAATTGAAAAGGAATTAAACAACTCTGGTGTCAAGTTCTTCTATGCATTTAGATccttaaaagttattttcatgattttacaTGTTTATGGTTGTAAAACTACATGACTTGCTTTGAAAACTCTCTTCAAGTGGGCTCTGTACCACTTTATTAAGCTGGTGCTGGTTCTTCATGAAGTAAGGATATGCAGAAGTTTAAGAAAAACTAGGAGTGTGTTTGGGGTTGTAGCAGTAACTTTGTTCTTTGCTCATTCAGTGTTGTATACATATATCTTCCCAAAAAGGGGGAGAAGATGGATGGATAGCTTTAACTATAACACGCTGAGCTTATTGCACAATATCTACAATTCCTTAATTGAGTGTTTTTGACCTGGATATGAGGCTTACATTTGTTGTTTCAGAATATGTTAATTACTTATGAATATCTTTTGGATGTAATAGGTCGGAAAAGATGTTGCTGAGCTcgagaaaaaagcagaagaaaacttgtTAATGTTGtgtgaagaaaaggagagagaacagGAGAAGCTCTATGAGTTGAAGCGTGAGGTTCTGCTcaaagagagagagcagagaCTTGAAGAGGCATTAGACAAACAGGTAGGCTTTATTACAATTCATTCTTCTCCTGTGTTTAAACAGTCCATCTTAAGAAGTAGTCCTTTCTCAAGAGAAGGTTTCTATGCTCCTGTGGCCTGCTGTGGTACAATTTTATGCATCTCAAATATCTACTTAATGTTGTGGCATGTCGTGTTCTctaataatttaaacaaatgccTTTGTCACATTTTGATTGTCCCTTGTGGATAGGCAGGAAGGAGAAGTTAGAGAGCTATTAGGCAAGGAGCAGCAATGGTGCACAGGTTGCCACAGCAGCTTACATCTCCTGTGCATCGACTGTAAACATCTTAAAATTATGTTAACATCCTGCAAGTTATGCAATTACAGTTATGACTAGAGTCAAGATGCTAACCATTAAATGAGTAGTGAACATCTTCTGTCCTTTATCTGTCATCTTTTTATAAGTTAGACAGCAATAGTTGTGCTCCGATTGGAAGAAGGcaagtttttaatgtttttttttgacagtaaaTGAACTTAGAAGCTAAAGCCTCCACACTTTCTCAGCATTTTCCTAGTTTTGTTGTGTCAAATTGAAAGAGTAACACGTTTTGAGTAATTAACTTTCAAAACTGATCTTTTATGCTTGCTTAAACAAAATGCATTGCAAAAATTAAGACTTGTCTCTTGTGAATACACTGTAAGCTGCAGTCAAAGAATTGAATGTAAAGCACTTTACCTGCTATGTTGCTAGTAGTTCTTGCTGCAGTAACAAGGAAACTATTATTGACCTAGGCAAGGTAGGTAATGGAGAAAAACCTGTTAAACAGGGGACAGGAATATCACACCACAGACTTTCTGAATTCTTCTGTCAATGTCagagtagcatttttttttttttttgtttttcttttatatacatataattctgtaaattgtttttctgtattgaCCCAGACTAAATCACATTCTATATAGAGTAAAGCCAGGTCATACATTCTGACTGTACTAGCAAAGTGTCTGCTTTGTGAAGAAGCGTTGgttgtttgtgttcttttcagATGGAAGTACTTTCtcctcttgtttctgttttgggaCGGTTTAAAGAGCAATACAAAAGCTTTGCAGCTTCCTTGGATGCTACTAGGCATGAATTACCCATGAGGAATATTCACATAGAGGGAGATATGCCAACATACCTAGGTAcgaaaatttcatttcatttatcaAGTACactttcacaattttttttatatgttacATGAGATGTTTTTAACATCTCTTATATTGTAGACGAAATGCGAAAGCAGTTAACCATCACACAGGAACTTCTGGCAGAAGTTATGCCAAGCTACTCAGAAGAAGGTGCAAAAGCATGCAGTGTACTGAAAGACATTAAAGAGGTGTCTCAAGAACTGGATAAAGAGCTTCAAAGGTACTTACAACAATCAGGTGAAAAGACTCTGCctaaatattcagagaaaaatctatttatctTACCCTTGAATCCAGAATGGATATTAGAGGATTAATTGAGTTTGTAGCAgacatctgtatttctgtccCTGCGCTACCTACAAAGCAAAGTCTAACGTGCTGTTCTCTGGCAATTTTACTGAGAATTTCAGTGAGCAAGTGCAAATGTGCAGGAGAGTGGAGAACTACAGGCGGCAAAGCAAGCTGGAAGCACTGTGTTTGAATAACTGTACAAATAtaactgttcttgtttttccttccttccctatTAAAGTGTGCACTTTCCTTCTGTATTTGACATCATCCTTGGGGAGGTACAAGGggcacaaaattatttttctcccaagtATTGTGTCAACAAATACGACGTATTATCACTGAGcacaaggaagagagaaaacatgataaattttctctccttccttcatttccCTGGAAGAGAATACAACTGAACTCTTTGAACGCTGATATCCCATGAAGCCACCCATCTCCCTCTCCTGCAAATTTCTATTCCTCTTCTCCAAATTCTAGCCTTTGAAGAGAAAATtcctattttactttttttttttccttccagtggCTATATGGTAGGAGAATGATGTGTCTGTGTGCATAGTCTTTGTGGTTAAGTAAAAGTTGTTATCCTCCAGAGTAACTCATTTACCCTGCTTTATTTGTTCCAGGAGCTTCGCCCAAGTGCAGAACCTGTCATATGAAGTTAGTAAAGAAATTTCACTGCATAATCAAAGTATATGTGAAGACAATTATGGACTAGATGTTGTGAAACACTGGTACTTCAACTAAATTTGTGTatatagatttcttttttttttttttttttttactaatggGTGGGTGCTAAATCAGTGTCATTAGACTTATCTTTTTTGCTTCTTGTCTTTGTTTCATACCTTTGCTTTACTTATGAACATACAACTTGTCCGGTTCTTCAGTTATACCAGAatatgaaagcagcagcatggaTGACTAAACTaatataaaaatggaattttctcCTGCATGCTGCTCTATAAGGAGACaacttttttaaatgtgcatttctGCGGTGCCTTTCTCATCACTTGCTGCCTTGACAATATTGAAAGGTACATAATAAGAAATCATATTCTTGGCAAATATGAACTGTGTCTTCTTTACTTTATTGCAGCTGTTTTCAAGTGCATTGCTTTACATCTCTTCCCAAGATAGTGTTCCTTAGAGGGCTATGTATCAGAATAGAAATGTGGAACTGTGTATGTCGTACTGTTTGTTGATTTAGTCAGGAGGATCTGTAGGAATGTACAGCGTTGTACATCATTGGTAACTCAGTGAATAGCTTCTGGAGGAACTCTTAATTGTCCCTTTGTTTCTGGATTTGCCAAGAGGAAAAGCTATAAGGATAGCAAATAATGAGGCTGATGAATGGAAGAGGAGCCTGGTCACTTGTAACAAGTGGAAAGTTTTGGTAAATTGTTGCCTAATTGTCTTGGAAACAAGTTACTAAAACATATGCTTTTGTATTAACTCAAAACCTTCTCTTTAAGTActtgttatttttacaataaaGACTGTTTTCCACTGCTGTATGAAGAGCCGTCGTGTTTGAAAATCTTCATTGATCTCCTAAAGAAGCTTTTGTTTCCGTCTGGTTTTACATGGGGCTAATACTACACGATGTATATAGTGATGGACTTACAGGCACTAACCAGTCCCAGTGGCAAGCTGTGTCCTACTGGTACCTAAAGTGCTGAGGCCAGTAGATTCTGAATGTGGAGAGAaacctctaatctaaatgtTGAATAAGTGCCTGGATGAGACAAACAGCGAACATTATGAACATACATGCCAGATGTGGAAGTTCTTTAACAtaccttttgttttaaaagtggAATGTGTTTCTCTATGAAAGACATGCCATACCCTGTATTTTTACCTGTGTATCTtctttctgtgatgttttgctttgtattgtCAGCATAATGGTATGTTTCTGGTTTAAGCTGTGTCTGTAAAGCTTTTTTGCCTGCTGAAAAAATACCTGGAGCGTTCTCCTTACACACCCTGAAGTAAGTGCTTTTAAATGCTATAAATGATTCAGGCTTTCTTCCTGCTATTAGTTAGTAAGGGTCCAAGTAAATTCCATCTCCCCTTAGCTTAATTCACTCCTATTTTTTACTATAGTAGTAGATGTGCAATGCATTGGAATAGAAGTCCATGTATGACAAGCTATTAAGACTTTCTTGTATATAGTATCTGTATCATTGTTTCATAGCAGCTTATCCATGAGCCAGTGGGAGTTGTTTTAAGATGTTAtctattatttcttcttcctcagctgTGGTGGATGAACTGCACGTGATAGCTCACCTGTGTGTGCTGCCATTTAGGCCATGAGCCATAGGTACTGTACACAGCATGATTGTATTCCTGGTCAGGAACGCGAGCTGCACCTACAACGTTGGCCACTGGATGGGGAAATTTACTAAGCAGTCAAGTCAAGTTAGCGGCAAATTAGCAGTCTCATTTTGGTGGATGGACATGTCAGTAGAAAGGGTCCTATACAGTGAAACCACTGGTCAAACAACAGTTTTTCCTAGGTCTGGATAATCGCTAGAATGCCTTTAACCTGTTCCTACGAGCCCTCTTAACTTTCTGAGTCTCAGCACACTTAAATTAGAGTGGGTAGGGATGAAATAATCGAGTTTATAGTGTCCTCATAATTTTGTCTCTGCACAGACACAAGGCAGAATGTTTTTCCTGGGGTTTCTTGATAGTAGACCTCGTTGTTCatctcaaaaaataataattttaggaaatacttttaaattgaACCTATCATCTTTAGTTAAGTGATGTACTACCACTGAAATGCAGTTGTATATATACACCAAAATATTACTTAAGCAACAGgcagcaaaacatttgttttttaagaagtgcttttatttcaggGACATCAATTTCCATCTAAAGAATAAATGTGTGTTCTGATATTAATGTTCCCTTTCACTTAGTTTTTGAATTTGGAGTGAAAGAAAACTTAGAGTTTCAGCTTCGTTCTGGACTTTCTCTCTGATCAATTTTTAAgctattgaaaaataatatatctgCATTGATATTGTAAAGTGAAATGGAGTGTTATTAGTTCTCACCCTTGCAGGAAGGTACTTGCTACAGTTGCAATTAAAAAGCTCTAAATCTTTCAGGAAAGTAGTTCATCCTTGTTGCTGCAGGTGGCAGTCATTATCTATACAACAAGCCTAAGGCAAAGTGGAAGTCTTGCAGCTAAAGGCCAACTGCTTGTACAAAACAATAAAGTGCTTGGGGAGGTGCACTCATTGTTTCAGAGGAATCAGGGCATTGATGTGAGCATTCTGGCTGTTCTTTTGCCTAAATGGAACACATGTAATTATTTGTACAAATAAGTGTCAGGTAAAGCAGCTCATCCTCCTTATGACAGGGTTTATATTTTGAACTCACTTAATTCCATCTTGATTTAACTGGATACTCTAACTGGTTCTGTTTTGTCTCGTTGAAGGAATAAGAAGTGTTTCAGGCTGACTCCTGCCTTGAAATAGCTGCAGACATTAGATGCTGTCATATTCAACAcagtaggaaaaggaaaaaaaaaaagactacaggCTCACTGGAGCAGGAGCTAAACAGATGTGACACcacttattttgtattttccactTACTTTCTGACAATGTCACATGCTCTGAATCTGGTTGGAGTCAACTTTAGCTCTTTTCCTGCAGGTTATTGATCTTCTTATTTTTGCACTTAGAAATAATGATGCTTCTCCTTGTATAGTACTGTTTCAATACAgatttagttttatttgaatttgtgCAGTGCTTAATACCTATGCGTTCGTCTTTTGAGCCAGAAGCTCATATTGCCCAATTATTAACACTGAGTTGTCctaaggctttttaaaaatattttgggcattttttctcttccagaacCTGAAAGCAGTTGTGAAGCTAGCCAACTAGCTCTGAgcttgggggagggggaggacaTGACGGAAATATTTGTCCTCTCCAAAATTCTGTTGTCCTCGGTTCTCTATAAGGCAATTGGTAAAGATTGTTTTAAACTAGTTTTGCGTTGCACAGATTGCCCTGCCTGGATTGTGGTATTTCTTGGAGGGCTCTGACCACGTTCTCTTCTGTTTCGCTAGTATTGCCCAAATGTTTTAACCACCAGGTCAGGAGGGCTGAGTCCAAGTGGTTTTTTGGCTGTAATTCCTGTGCTGTCTGTGATGAGGTCACCAGGGGTCAACATAAGGGAGCATCCCTTTTTGCCCATGAGATAATTGAGGCCTGTTTGTCTCCTCAACCCCCCAACCCTACAATTCTTTGTTCACACTAGCTGCAAATGGAGCTGATTCTTTGCTCATCAACAGCAAGTAAGCAGCTCATGACCCCAGcagatgtttctgcattttagGCTAATGAGAACTTATTGGATTACTGCAGTCTTCCCTGCCTTGGAGTAAATACCACTTTGTTGGAGATCCGGAAACTCATACTGAATATGATAAACAAACTGCTGGCTGGACTGCGATTGCCAGGACATGAAAAGAGTTTCACAGAGGCAGAGGATCTAACAGCTCTGAACTGCATCACCGAGCCACACCAATTAAGAGCATTTCCAGTGATTATGTGAGCATTCCTGTTCAactcacagaaataattttagattGTTTCTTCCGCTGTATTTGTGTGGTCTGTAAAGCAAGCACGAGAATGGAGCCACTGATCagtttctcttaaaatatttctgtgaaaatgtataTGTAAGACCTATCATGTTTCCTGCTATTTTAAGATCTTATATTTCGTATGTTAAGGAAGCAAATACAATTTACCTCTTAAGACAAAGctaatttttttgtttagatAGGTCACATATATTTGGAGATGGCCTGTATGATATCCaaacttgttttaatttccCCTTTATATAAGGGCAGGGGGAGTGAAATAGTTGGTTGAACAGTAGTTTTTAGCACTCCAACCCAAGAAGATACTGTCTGTGGCATGTAATCCTTTCTGCAGTCGGGTTTTGTTGtgtatttctttcaaacttTTACGCAGTATTTCAGCAAGTGAAGTGGTAACCATGTGCAGCACTGATCCCAAGCTAATCCAGGCTGAAGTCCATTAGCTTGACTATAAAGTAATATTAGTACAGTTATACAACTTCAGCGTATTATGGGAAAACCTATAGCTGTATAGGCAGCACCAAAAGATGTCAAGAGTTCTTAACCCTTTCTTGCTACattctttgttttaacaaattaaaaatagctttaccTAACTGAACAAAACTTCTCAACTGAATGTGACATGATAAAAGGACTCATCTACACAGCTGAGTTATGAAGGTGTCCACTTCTTACTAAATGTCTTAATGGCAGCCATGTCTGTCTAAGCAGTGTTCTATTCCTGTTCTAAATCATTACCTGCCCATGTTAACGATTCCTTAGTAATATTTCATTCACTTTGTCAGGAATTAAAATGTAGTATTACTCCAAAAGATCAGCCTCTCCTGTTTTGTAGATGATTAATAGGAATTTTTGACAGAACTATTTAATAATTACATTCTTGATATTGTTATCCTGTTATTATTATATGCTACTCAGATTACATTCCTATTTTGAATGTGCTCTTTAATTATCCTTTCCTTGTAATTTTGTTCTAGGGATGCTTGTATTCTCAGGAGGCAGGATCAGTCTTGTTTCTACTGCTCTGTATCTGGACTGATGTTGTAGTTCCTGTAAAAAGTCATTATCCTCATTGTAGGTAAGCTTGGATTAGTATGGCAGAGCCTGTAGGATACTTATTTTGCAGTTGTCTATGTTTGTTTAACAGGAGGCTGTCACAGAAACTCATGGAAAAGGGAGAGCAGAACTAGCAGTTAAAAAATAGGTGTGTTTTGCCATGAATATAATGCTGTAAAAATTAACTGAAACCTTAGTCTTGTCACAGAGTATGTAATGACTGGCACACATGTTTTTCCACTGGCAGGGAGGGACAAATGATTCTGGCTTCCCTACAGCTGGTGacttgtctgatttttttttttaattttttttcatccacCTTCTATTGACATCTAGCGAGCACAGGACTTAATGACAGCACTAAATCAttaatggctttgtttttattacagcGTGTGTTCTTATGCACATAATTTGCACATGTATTCATATCTAAGTGAGTATAACCTCCCCTGCCTTTAGGCCTGAACATTTCTATGACAGCGTAGAGTGATAACACCCATGCTGAGGCAGTTAACAAGGGTTGATTAATAAGAGCGTGACTCTACCACTTCATTCTTGTGAGTAGTCTTACTGATTTGAATTTTGTAACTGAGGGAGGTGGGGAATGAAAAAGGAGGCCCAACTGAGAACATCATTACTTGAAAATTAGTATTATTTAGAGCTTAGTGctaacttttttgtttgaataCTTCTCCAATAATTCTAACGTTACATATAGTTTGTTTACTAGGTAGATAGAACACTGGggaaaaattttttttttgagagtaATGATGAGGAGAATGTATGAATTGG
Proteins encoded in this region:
- the HAUS8 gene encoding HAUS augmin-like complex subunit 8, whose translation is MSSQGNSSGAAVADGEGSEKKRKGGRIVKSRYLQYEKKDPKKDTTANSFSKSISKAPSAVKPKSVPSQKSKTSAGVASGSLNQSSFEKNDLQSTLLDGDKITRPDLDLSAINDKTTLKKTSGSKSSCKKDTGTRGKKQKSKCDPDVLMEVLGSQTLILTYLRAMVGKDVAELEKKAEENLLMLCEEKEREQEKLYELKREVLLKEREQRLEEALDKQMEVLSPLVSVLGRFKEQYKSFAASLDATRHELPMRNIHIEGDMPTYLDEMRKQLTITQELLAEVMPSYSEEGAKACSVLKDIKEVSQELDKELQRSFAQVQNLSYEVSKEISLHNQSICEDNYGLDVVKHWYFN